A genomic region of Oncorhynchus masou masou isolate Uvic2021 unplaced genomic scaffold, UVic_Omas_1.1 unplaced_scaffold_1140, whole genome shotgun sequence contains the following coding sequences:
- the LOC135529349 gene encoding LOW QUALITY PROTEIN: conserved oligomeric Golgi complex subunit 1-like (The sequence of the model RefSeq protein was modified relative to this genomic sequence to represent the inferred CDS: inserted 2 bases in 1 codon; deleted 2 bases in 1 codon) encodes MAVVPAQSLRVSDIRDPTVLFERYNTEEIRGIERNVRGEIEHKKEELRQMVGERYRDLIDAADTIGEMRQCSESVVTSIQDMHRYCHKLKQGKSVPQSNSKEEVQRQSQERFYTMASQIKLLLEIPERIWSSMEASQYLQATQLYLLCCHLHRQLHLEAGGPQYSPVLARFPILVRQVAAAGHFRSTILLDSKSVLRGRAVSDQAIAEALVSTMLLEDSSPRQALADFLLARKASIQQLLNQPQHGAGIKAQVCSLVELLVTTLYQAYAVFYVAPEGSPRLGDGGLSSGLLFTTLENVTSTTPTGKGRRVLQEEVSTGSWFKYLPSSIAEFQPALRTLAQPIQREQLRDTLQQWINTCKEDICNGVSSLLVYVNSLKGLASIRDAVWDLVSTDSISQHWSFICQRLLLDCAQLALWEDFLQQLFLQRLQAITQEGTETISTSCRQLLSSALRDLEGHPTPPGPGPPGSSPPLPSRGALYEADVASFLWSEAQGDLLSDAAWVSVSQRGPQHRSGLSMKTQALTPCVQIFCSSLDAALRDRLDDLQHYLPSDNADPQVPSVSFTIGLGSGSSSGSGTVSSFDRFTDAVAVEETLRERCLACIRDIITCVRSKLGAASPVGSSPGPARLSSVLFMARLCQSLSKLCPNLRQCILGKQGCAAADPVTKGTPRQSRKLGKAAAKATEVSPAQAKWACLKEELLVVSMEAYRIWSSALSKALVGRFATSLHAESAGAILANATNWEELEIQEEAESGSSVTSKIRLPVQPSWFVQSLLFHLCLEVNGVGGHAVPRPTLQELLQGCMDLVLHQYQNLTHSAEQDCPFPMTQNRSLQLLFDLRYLTATLGTKLEDGRGFRSQQDPRVQQVCDYWRSYIDPFDLDVFMPPFNSNLNRLSQRSSVLLGLLTTEKQFVARGNSXTSQEPYNILPLASTQIRFGLLPLSMTNSRKTKSSTQGTDITRPLASPTSKPAHDDTFRPGNLFRQLANQEEEPVAPPSLFKLGWLSGMSK; translated from the exons ATGGCCGTGGTTCCTGCTCAATCTCTCCGGGTTTCGGATATCCGAGACCCGACGGTTCTGTTCGAGCGGTACAACACCGAGGAGATACGCGGCATCGAGCGGAATGTCCGCGGAGAGATCGAGCACAAGAAGGAGGAACTTCGTCAGATGGTGGGCGAGCGGTACCGCGATTTGATCGACGCCGCCGACACCATCGGAGAGATGCGTCAGTGTTCGGAGAGCGTAGTTACGTCCATCCAGGACATGCACCGCTATTGCCACAAGCTGAAACAGGGGAAAAGCGTTCCCCAAAGCAACAGCAAAGAAGAA GTCCAGAGGCAGTCCCAGGAGAGGTTCTACACCATGGCCTCTCAGATCAAGCTGCTGCTGGAGATCCCAGAGAGGATCTGGAGTTCCATGGAGGCCTCTCAGTACCTGCAG GCCACACAGCTCTACCTGCTCTGCTGCCACCTGCACAGACAGCTCCACCTGGAGGCTGGAGGACCACAGTACAGCCCCGTCCTCGCCCGCTTCCCCATCCTGGTCAGGCAGGTGGCTGCTGCTGGACACTTCAG ATCCACCATTTTGCTGGACAGTAAGTCAGTCCTGCGTGGTCGGGCGGTGTCTGACCAAGCCATCGCTGAGGCCCTAGTGTCCACCATGCTCCTCGAGGACAGCTCTCCACGTCAGGCCCTGGCTGACTTCCTCCTGGCTAGGAAGGCCTCTATCCAACAGCTACTCAACCAGCCACAGCATG gTGCTGGTATTAAGGCCCAGGTGTGTAGCCTGGTAGAGCTGCTGGTGACCACTCTGTACCAGGCCTACGCTGTCTTCTACGTAGCCCCAGAAGGGAGTCCCCGGCTGGGGGACGGAGGGCTGAGCTCCGGCCTCCTCTTCACCACTCTGGAGAACGTCACTTCCACCACACCTACAG GTAAAGGGAGGCGTGTCCTTCAGGAGGAGGTGAGTACAGGAAGCTGGTTCAAGTACCTCCCCTCTTCCATCGCTGAGTTCCAGCCCGCGCTCAGAACCCTGGCTCAGCCAATCCAGAGAGAGCAGCTCAGAGACACCCTACAGCAGTGGATCAACAC CTGTAAGGAGGACATctgtaatggtgtcagcagtctgCTGGTCTATGTGAACAGTCTGAAGGGCCTAGCCTCCATCAGAGATGCTGTGTGGGACCTC GTCTCCACCGACTCCATCAGTCAACACTGGAGCTTCATCTGCCAGCGGCTGTTGTTAGATTGCGCCCAGCTAGCGCTGTGGGAGGACTTCCTACAGCAGCTCTTCCTACAACGCCTGCAG GCGATCACCCAGGAGGGTACAGAGACTATCTCCACCAGCTGCAGacagctcctctcctctgcccttcgAGATCTAGAGGGCCATCCCACCCCTCCAGGCCCCGGTCCGCCAGGCTCCAGCCCTCCCCTCCCCAGCCGAGGTGCTCTCTACGAGGCAGACGTGGCCTCCTTCCTGTGGTCCGAGGCCCAGGGGGACCTACTGAGCGACGCGGCCTGGGTCAGTGTATCCCAACGGGGGCCACAGCACCGGAGCGGCCTGTCCATGAAGACTCAGGCCCTGACACCCTGTGTCCAGATCTTCTGTTCATCACTGGATGCTGCTCTCAGAGACCGACTGGATGACCTGCAGCACTACCTGCCCTCTGATAACGCAG ATCCCCAGGTCCCCTCCGTCTCCTTCACTATAGGCCTCGGCTCTGGGTCCAGTTCTGGTTCCGGTACCGTCTCATCATTCGACCGGTTCACAGACGCCGTGGCGGTAGAGGAGACCCTACGTGAACGCTGTCTGGCATGCATACGTGACATCATCACCTGCGTGCGCTCTAAACTGGGGGCGGCCTCACCTGTAGGCTCCTCCCCCGGCCCAGCCCGTCTCAGCTCGGTGCTCTTCATGGCCCGCCTCTGTCAGTCCCTCAGCAAGCTCTGTCCCAACCTCAGGCAGTGCATCCTGGGTAAACAGGGCTGTGCTGCAGCTGACCCTGTTACCAAGGGAACACCCCGCCAAAGCAGGAAGTTGGGGAAGGCGGCTGCCAAGGCGACAGAGGTTAGCCCCGCCCAGGCCAAGTGGGCGTGTCTGAAAGAGGAGCTTCTGGTTGTCAGTATGGAAGCATATCGGATATGGAGCTCCGCCCTCTCTAAG GCGCTGGTGGGTCGGTTTGCGACCTCGCTGCACGCAGAGTCTGCCGGGGCTATCCTAGCAAACGCCACCAACTGGGAGGAGCTAGAGATCCAGGAAGAGGCGGAGTCAGGGAGCAGCGTCACCTCCAAGATCAGACTTCCTGTCCAG cCGTCGTGGTTTGTCCAGTCTCTGCTGTTCCACCTGTGTCTGGAGGTGAATGGTGTAGGGGGTCATGCTGTGCCCCGCCCCACCCTACAGGAGTTACTACAAGGCTGTATGGACCTGGTGCTGCACCAGTACCAGAACCTCACACACAGCGCagaacag gactgTCCATTCCCTATGACTCAGAACAGGTCTCTACAGCTGTTATTTGACCTGAGATATCTCACTGCTACCCTGGGTACCAAACTAGAGGATGGCAGGGGCTTCCGCTCTCAACAAGaccccag ggttcaGCAGGTGTGTGATTACTGGAGA AGCTACATTGATCCCTTTGACCTGGATGTGTTCATGCCGCCATTCAACAGCAACCTCAACCGCCTATCACAGAGGAGTTCG GTGTTGTTGGGGTTGTTGACCACAGAGAAGCAGTTTGTTGCCCGTGGTAACAG GACCTCTCAGGAACCCTACAACATCCTGCCGCTGGCCAGCACCCAGATCAG GTTTGGGCTGTTACCTCTGAGCATGACCAACTCCCGTAAAACCAAGTCCTCCACACAGGGAACTGACATCACACGCCCACTG